From Lolium perenne isolate Kyuss_39 chromosome 5, Kyuss_2.0, whole genome shotgun sequence, a single genomic window includes:
- the LOC127304899 gene encoding cytosolic sulfotransferase 18: protein MAQVPPQSDQESATKSASEDHILLPKQSQLKDFMSTLPVREGWSQPLIQYKRYWFRPQMLEKILQVQDVYKPRTDDIVLATQPKCGTTWLKALTFTITNRSRYSFANHPLLTRHPQDVVPFIEIRGLSTDHADIETLPSPRLLATHMPMSMLPRDTTSSRGRRIVYLCRDPKDTLVSRLHYENRVVKGCNLSMENAFSMFCEGFSPYGPFWDHCLEYWKESLARPNNVLFLKYEEIMSDPVQAVRTLANFLGVPLTKEEESSGVAEEVARLCSFETLTGLQVNQVGGVDRGNKVYLDNSVFFREGKVGDWTNHMSQEMAEKLDRIVQEKLQGCGLMF from the coding sequence ATGGCTCAGGTGCCACCGCAGAGTGATCAAGAGAGTGCCACCAAGAGTGCATCAGAAGACCATATCCTCCTACCCAAACAAAGCCAGCTCAAAGATTTCATGTCCACACTTCCAGTAAGAGAAGGGTGGTCACAGCCGCTGATCCAATACAAGAGGTACTGGTTCCGGCCTCAGATGCTAGAGAAGATCCTGCAAGTCCAGGACGTCTACAAACCCCGCACAGACGACATCGTCCTCGCCACGCAGCCCAAGTGCGGCACCACCTGGCTCAAGGCCCTCACCTTCACCATCACCAACCGCTCCCGCTACAGCTTCGCCAACCACCCGCTCCTCACCCGCCACCCTCAGGACGTCGTGCCGTTCATCGAGATCCGTGGCCTCAGCACGGATCATGCTGATATCGAGACGCTTCCTTCTCCGAGGCTTCTCGCGACGCACATGCCCATGTCGATGCTCCCACGGGACACGACGAGCTCGCGTGGCCGCCGAATCGTGTACCTGTGCCGGGACCCCAAAGACACCCTGGTCTCAAGGTTGCACTACGAGAACAGAGTTGTCAAGGGTTGCAACTTGTCGATGGAGAATGCTTTCAGCATGTTCTGCGAGGGGTTCTCGCCTTATGGCCCCTTCTGGGATCACTGCCTCGAGTACTGGAAGGAGAGCCTAGCAAGGCCTAACAACGTTCTTTTTCTGAAGTATGAAGAGATCATGTCAGATCCGGTGCAAGCTGTGCGGACGCTAGCGAACTTCCTTGGCGTCCCGTTGACCAAAGAGGAGGAGAGCTCCGGCGTTGCTGAAGAGGTGGCGAGGCTGTGCAGCTTTGAAACACTTACCGGCCTACAGGTTAACCAGGTAGGTGGAGTTgatcgaggaaacaaagtctacCTAGACAACTCTGTGTTTTTTAGGGAAGGGAAAGTAGGAGACTGGACAAACCACATGAGCCAAGAGATGGCGGAAAAGTTAGACCGCATCGTCCAAGAGAAGCTCCAAGGATGCGGGCTTATGTTTTGA